DNA sequence from the Puntigrus tetrazona isolate hp1 chromosome 2, ASM1883169v1, whole genome shotgun sequence genome:
gAATTGACAGTCTAGAGGTTTCAGTACGTGCATCGCCATGGCCAGTCAGAAGCAGTTATCTCTTCACCAGGACAGATGCTCTTTGAGTGAGGTTTTCCATCCACAGAGATAGTTCTCATCCTGCTGTTTGGGTTAATATGGTCATCGTTTACCATCATCCCGGGCTGCGTCAATGCTAAACAAATGACAGACAACATCAGTCCTGAAAACGTCATCATATGCTTTGTAATCAGCAATCATTTAACAGTCATCACTAAGCTTTGAAAACACATAACTGatcattttagcaaaatatgcaCTTAGACCACAGACATGTCCActaccattttttaaattatataatttaattatcaataaaCATGTACATCAACCACTTTTACATACCAGAGAAGCTTTCCATTATAGCGAAACTCAAAGATGTAAACTTTAAGTGCATCATGATATATCCTTTGCCTCCGTTCACATTCTTCTTTATCTATGAGGTCCCCTCTATATTCCAGCAGGAAATCTCCTTTCTCAAACACACCTCTCCCTAAACAAGAACAGCAGTGAGAACAACATATAATGAACCTGAGACAACTTTATTACACTAGGCATAGTCACTAGCTCACTatagttcacacacacaaaattctgCCATCCCTTACTAGCCATCAAATGGTTAGTAATATCTTTTTTGTGCCCACCACATGGTAGAAACTTACACAAATTTgtgtgaactatacctttaacttggttcaatcaaaacatttaacttgCCTTTAAAATCATTGATGAATCTTCCTTCAAGACCAGATTTGTCTTTCTGTAGTAGTGAAAACTGTATGGCCTCATCAACTGGCTTCAgttttctccttctccttttcACTTCAGCCATCATTTGATGtgtctgctttaataaaaataaagatttgacaATCTATTCCATAAAgcactaaacaaataaagataattttacaaactatagcaatattaaacattacagGCATGTCAGGATACTGTACTCAGTGGAAGCCCCTCCCCTTCACAGACTGTAGTCATGACAACACATTATTATGATGGCCAGTCTATGTTCtattacagttacagtaaaaatgaaaagcagttaaaattataatcattttttaattcttgcCAGACGCTACAGTTAATAGACGGACAGTTAGTGTAAATTCGTTAGCGCTGTTAGCATCATGCGCTAGCTGCTCTAACTAACGAGCCGCTTCTTAAAACAAGCCTTAAAGATCCCACGAAACACTCACAAACTGAGCTACAAACTCTCAGAGAAACGGTTTAACAGCAGCATAACTTACCTTTCATATAATGGTCGTCTCAAACAGGTTCACATCACAGGTGTCTTCTCTAGGTGCAGAGATTCCGTCAGGATCAAACAGGAAGTTACAAAACGTCACGCTCGCTCTGATTGACGCACGTGTGAACGGGTTGTAttgatattactattattgctattaacaataataatatgtatttacataaccATATATAAGCCTTggtgttaaatttacagttaggattaatgttatattaatagcaTTACAGCTATGCTTACAGCTTGCAAGTCACtcatatactttataatgaTAACTTTAAGGAATACGTGCAGGATCCCTATGAATGTATATTCTCACACAGtcgataaatgataaaaaataatatttaaacaattattaaactgCAACTCACTTCTTCAAAGTTAAAAATTTCGCAAATTGTAACCACGCCCACCGGCGCCATCTTGTTTTCGCGATTAGCCAATCAGCGCCCTCAAACTTACACAAgcgtaaaatatgcaaattttgaAGACGTAGTTGTAGTACCACGTCCGGGCTGCAGGGGCGCACTCACGAGCTCAGAGGATACACTGTGTATAGTAAAATTTCATGGTTTTGTGGTATGTTAGGACATAGCGCGAAAATTTGAGAGGAACTTCTGGGACATAGAGAAAGGCATATACACTGTCGGAATTATAAGGACATGGTCCCTGTCCTCATAAACCCAAATGTCCTTGTAATGCTGAGTACGTATTCAGGTCAAAAGTCCttgtaaaccacaaaaaaccacacacacacacacacacacacacacacacacacacacacacatatatatatatatatatatatacacacttttttgtGAGGGAATGAACACATGACCccaaattcacattttcatgaaaaaacatCTGACACTGGTAATTTTGAAAAATTCTTtgtgcacacaaaaacatttatatttcatccCTAATTCAAAATTTcgtaaagtttaaaaatacatttcatggAGAAAAAGCCTGTGTAGAAATTGATAATAGGAAAATTACtaaaacgtaaataaataataataataataaataaagaaactattattattattactactgaGAAGGAATTCCAGTATTTCATAAGGGACTGATTATtctaatacaaataaataataaaaaataaataatttgcagGGGGACGCCACacaactgaatcatttaaaaaaatctaaacagaaatataacaagcaataaaatgaatagcTTTTCACCTCAATTCCAagataataatgtaaatatataaaagcttaTGAAACAAAAGctgcatataaataatacaattacatatttatgagAGACCGGAACGGCCAGAAATGACACTCCAAGaattaaaacagttatattgaatgaaaacaacagtgtttttacatttgaattcaaCAGGATATTCTATAGCAACCGAGTTACTAACCAAACACGGCTTTGCTAAGAATGCGTCCTGCAGCGCGACCACTTTAGCAATAACAGAGATGATGGATCCATCTTTGAGATGGTGCGCAAGTAGCTGCAGAGCCCTCTGACACAGAGCAGCCTTAGGGGACTTCTTTTCTTATCTTCCTCTGAGCTACTCATGTCTGTGCATGCTTGCATGAACAAAGGCTTCCCTCCCGACATGGTGTTTGATTAACCGAGGGATGATCCTCGCCACCAATCCAATAAAGTGCCACTTACAGGACGGACATGTTGTGGCTGTAGCTGCCAGGCGTTTGGGAGCAGATGGCACGGTGCACTGGACAAACCATGCCACCTCACTGCCGTAATTACATCTTCCTAATGGGATGTGGCCGTGGCCCAACATGGCCGTCTCTGGATTCACTGCAAGCATCACCTAGTGCTTCTACAGTTTCAGCCTGACGGATCAGGGATCAACTACACAAGGACTAGTTCGATGTGTCAGAAAGATTTCAGTGTTGCAGTGCACAGTGAGAAGGACACGATTTTTTTGCTGCAAAATATAGAATGGAACAACTGATCCCACTGTAACAGGATGTCCTGTAGACCAGGGCAAAGCAGGATGTGAGGGAGATAATGATAAGATCGTGGCTTCAATTTCCTGTGTGAATCAAGTAATGATGATGCTgacttgaaaataaaacagtaggaaagaaaaacaaaatcttaaaaGAAACAAGATTCAATGGAGAGAAAATGGAAGCTTTTTCTTGCGATTCTCTCACTTTTAATTGAAAGAACATTGCGTTTCTTATGAAGATATCTGAATCATGTGAAATCTCTGCAGACTTCATCATTAACTATGGCAATTCTGAGTAACCAAAAGCCAAAACTCTCaatatgatcaaatatttcTCATCCAAAATCTAGTAATCATTATTCCAGGAAGTggtaagacaaaaaaaacaaaaaaaacccactagcAACTACAGACAGGCaataatatacaaaacacaaaatgcaaaatacaaaaatgttatcactatatatatatatatatatatatatatatatatatatatatatatatatatatatatatatatatatatatacacacaaaaaataataatgaaatatatattatatatatatatatatatatatatatatatatatatatatatatatatatatatatatatttttttttttttttttcatattatccAATATTCATCACAATATTCAAggaaatacattatacattaaaagaaaaaaatatatacaatcaaCTTAAACGACcataacaaataatttatagCAACACATTGTAACCAAATTCAATTAGTCAAACTAGTtgctatactgtaaaaaaaatgttctataaataatgtaacataatataatatattaaaatctccAATTttctccagaaaaaaaaaaaatgaacaggaaCATTTACATGAAATGTCTGAGCAATACAATCAACATCTGAGTAACGTAGCGTACTTATGGTCTATCCTTAATTAAGAAACTCATTTAGATCGCGTTTGAGGTTGAGGAAGGTAAACGCAGCCTTGATGCTTCAGAAAACTtccacacaaacagaaaaagggAGAAAACAAAACGCCTATTCAGGACAAACAAGCTAAAACCTACAGCAGAGCCTTTGTCAGCAATCTACTGCAGGTCTGCTAAAGAACCCAGGCGGGCCAAGATGCCCGAGGCTGTCTATTTTCCACCCTGACTGCCGTCCCTTTGGGCCTGGTAAACTGAGTGGTGGGGAGGAAGGGTGCTTCATGCTGCATGTTCAAGTCTCTGCTCCATGCCCAATTAATCCTGAATCGGTGAGGTGGGGATTCTGCCAAACATGTCTCTGTTACATGGCAGGGGCTTTTGGGCTAATGAACAGGGCTGAAAGGGGCCGAGAGCAGGGGAGAAGCCCTCCCTCGTCCTGGGAAAGGTTTAGACAGAGGGGTGTGGGTCATCCGGGGGCCGGTCCCCGTTTTTACAGGCCTGCACTAGATTTAGCATCAGTTAATGAGAGACTGGGCCGACATGATGTTATGGTAACGTTTGACAATCATTACATCAGGATTAGCGCTCGGGGGATTACATCAACCAAGCATTAGTGAGAAATCTCGCTGAAGGCATAAACGTTAGGCTCAGTTTCACCCAAACATGAGATCAACGTTGCATAAACATCTGTATTTCACAGTGGAGTAAATAAGCAGATCTTTAGCAAATCTGcaaaatccatttatttacttaGTAGTTAGAGAAATTCAGTTGTGAAATGAAACACTTAAAAGAATATTATGGGTTGAATACAAGCCACGCTTAAAACGACAGCGTTTGCAGCTTAATGCTCAGCACGCAAACACAAATGAAACTTTTTAACTACAAAACAATGAGGTCCATGTCATAAACATATTGTCTGTTAACATGACTTTAGTCTAGAAAAATAGCTTATTAACCATTCTTGTCTAGGGTTTAACCGATTGTACCTTATTGTCGCGGCAACGTAAACATAAAATGATTGCAAAGATGAAATTTGAAAAATCTTTATAGCTTTTTTGCTTCCACAAAAAGTTACTGCTTAAAAGCTTAAAAGAGATCATTCAAGCAAACATGAAAACTATGTTCAATTTAATCACTTTCCTGACGTTCCAAACACGTATGCTCAGGATATAACTGAtttctattgttatttatttttttgttgcaaaggaaaaagaaaatcatacatgatttggaatgacacgatTATGAGTAAATGACGATTTGTGGCAATTCTCATTTTTGATAAACTACTCTTTGAACTAAAACCTAGAATAATGCTTAATGAAATCCAAGTCATCCCATCAAATTGGTACATTGCACTGCATAATTGGTACAAAGATGGTCCAAAATCCCATGCTACCTCATCCTATTTCCTTTCAGCAtcttttctcacatttttttcatactcCGACGAGCATTTGGATGTCTGGGAGTTTCTCCGACGAAGATTTGCATGTATAATTGAGAAGGAAGAGTGCAAGAGTGCATCTGGGTAGCTGCCGACAAAATGACATCATGATGAGGCTGCTTTAACATcgaaatgcatgcaaatgcacACTAAGAAACCCCTCCGCAACAGTGTCGTGCAATGATATGTCACCAAATATTGTTTGAGAGTccaaaaacattgtgaaatattcctGACGCACAGAGGGCTCATTATGAGAGTGAATGTGCTCAACACACAGCTGTGGGTGAAAGAGGCTCATTGTGGCGAGCTGCATTAATCCGAGACCACACTGCCGGAGCCTAGGAGAACAGGACCGGCCCCCCGGGGCCCCCCTCCCAACACCTCGGTTCCGTTGGCCCTTTTGTGACTCGCTCTGCCTGGCTACGGAAGACGCATTACCTGCTTTGTTTGAATCGACTGTCTTATCGTCTGCAATGACCTACTTTTGGAAAGTTCGTCTGAAGCCCCAAACCTCAGATTTACTATGAAAACAGcagttttgcattaaaataacagcTTCGAGAGGTTAATAATGAGTTACTGACATACAGGGGAGTTAGAGATAATGAGTTTTCTAGAAAagattaactttttattcagttatcAAAAACTACAGTAAACAGACTGATAACTAGACCAGCTGTTCTCTCTGAAACTCTTGCTCTCTCACGCTTAAAACCTTGTCACTTAGATTTTGTCTGTTGGAGATTGGCTCTTTAGAAGTCATAAAGTGACCATGCGGTTTCTGGATTGGAGAGCACCATGGAGGTCTGAACACTACGCTAGAGGACAAAGTGTGTGCTTTGACTGTTTTCTCTCCCAAATCAGTCTTTTAAGCTATTCAGCTGTTTCAGTTCCTGTCTGAAGCCAAGACCTTCAGAGAGAATCCTCTTGCCATGTTTCTATGGCTTGTTTCTGCTCTTTAAAAGAGCAAAGTATTCCACATGGCCAAAaaatttcagggtttttttgttatgaAAAGTATGTGTTTTCTGACAGGAATGGTTTTGATAATACAATCAGAGATGGACTGATACAAACCAAGGTTGGGCAAAAATTATATCTTTAAAGTGATCGTTTGAAATTGCAACTGGTCAAGCTGGAAGAGAATTCAAACTGAAACTTGAATATGAAGGACGGAAAAGTTAACAGGTAACGGCGTTCTAGCAAAATGTGGTccataaattaaatagaatgtATATAAAGaattttatagaaattataGAAAGAAGTACATATTTGCATCTACTCATTTAGCagatacttttattcaaagcaacttacaaacgagaacaatagaagcaatcaaaatgatATAGCAATTATAtagctattatatattttacgcatagcaattgaaaaaataataatacatttcatacaaAAGTATCTGTCTGTTGAAAATTTAAAAGGcctaacaaaacaaattaaaataaaaacttttacattttgattagttAGGCTCTTAGTGTAAGTGCTAggctataaatacaaaatataaataaaaagagttaTAACATACAAAATGCCATTCTAAAGACTGTTATGCCAGGTGACTAGCGATGAAAAGTCCAAAACTTctataaaaaagacatttacaactaaaaaaataaaacataaatattgtgtataGTCACTTTTGTCCAAGGATGACTATACCAGGTTTCATACCTTTATTAACTGTGTTTGTCTTGTCTTGATAAATTGGTTTCATCTAAAGGGATTAGTTCATAATGCCAACAACAATTCCTCAGGCTAATGTTATCGATGTGAGATAAACACAGtcagcaaaacagcagcaatctCAGCCACACCATCTTGGTCTTTCAAACTTAATTTTCCTTCTGATCAATAAAGTCTGTCTGaggtgttttttggtttttttgtttttttatatatatatctatacatttttatatacacacacacacacacacacacacacacacacacacacacacacacacacacactttaatggAAGTCTGAGTtataaaattatagaaaattATTTGTAGAAAATTGCAAAAAGACGAAAATTGTGTAATCAATGCACTCTGCATTTTCAACACTACtatgtgaagaaaaacaatgaaCTCTTGGAAAAAGTTTCTAACAGAGCTGATTTCAGAGTAAAAGAGCGGCTGGCTGTCAGGACTCAGCTCTGTGCCAGTGTGCATATGGGCCTGCGGGCAGGATGGTGGTGATGAGCAGTGGGACCGGCTAATCAAGAGATTAAGGTCAGAGTGATGAAAGGTTACACTGCTGAGGATGGTGGCTTAGACCCCAGGGGACATGACCAGGTAGGACTGAACTGGATCTGAAAACGGGACAAACAGCAGGAGACgcaaaagacagaaagaatgcTGCATTCCACTCCATACCTCCCTAAAAGTGACGCATTAAAGCAATAACACGAGACAAGACGCGCTACAGAACCAAGGATCAAAATAACACACATCCTAtaactgctaaaataaaaaaacctttttatcttCAGTATATctacatatttaagaaatatatgtattacagagagacagacagatatatgaTATACGTGATTTTAAAGGGGAGGgcatatgcatataaaataaatattgttccttatatttcagatattttcagaatcattctatcagttgtgtgtgtgtgtgtgttgttcctGGAGTGCCAGAGGAACAGCTATCATCActgcaaaatgtattaaagaagCATCAGCAGACAACAGATGGTGTGATGAAGTGATGATAGAAATTATTGGCACAAAGAAGAATAGAACTTAGAGACAAAGCCATTAAAGACAGCTTTAATCTTATAATGTGCACAAATCAATCCTTTGTCAATCATATGAGGGGCACTTttctgacagagagagagataaagaatAGAAGGCAAGaacagaggaagaaaatggcagAGTAAAAGCCTTTGCATCATCATATGACAATCCAAGTGATCTGACAGACTCTGACAGGCAGATTCTCTCCACTGAAACGTAAACCAGCTTAGGGGgccattttctattttatcctTAAGCTTCGTGACCTTCTACCCTCCAGCCTGCCAGTAACCATCACGGCACCCCTcctgcacacacatacacggaACAGACGCTTTCCTCCACTGCCCCAACACCCCTGATTAGATGCTGAGGAATTCCAGCATAAATGCAGCTGTCAGCTTGGCTCTCCTTCCCACCAGACCAACCATCTAACGGATAAAGTagaaaaaacacagagaaggcaagggggaaaaaagctgATCCGGAGCCATGCTCAGATGGTAGCGTGGATCCCCCCTGAGAGGAGCCCCTCAGGCACGGCCTGCTTTAGCCTTCCTTATCCCTCACGTCAACTTCTTGATGGACAACAAGCTGAAAGCTTGTGACAGCATGCTCGACAGATTCCTCCAGACCTTAATTGCTGTGATCAGACTATGATAATGCTAATGTCTTTCAGGTATATGGTATCGTGCAAGTAGGTACTTAACTTTGCACGAGACGCTCATCTGTGGCTAATCAAGTTCTTTGGGTTCCTCGCTTTCCAAGTCTCAAGAACCCCACTCTCTAAAAGACCGAACAGTCCTCCAAATCCGTCGCTCTCTTTGAAGATTCCTCTCCTAAAGACTTGGGTTTTAGAGGTCTTTGAGAGGAGGGGAGGTCCTGACACTCGGGTGCCTAATGAGGGTTTAGGGAATGGCTCTCGTTTCAACACTTTCATTTATTGAACTATTAAGGGGAATTAACACAAAGCTGGAAGAACAGGATTCAGCCTTTAGGCATGCAGTGattctaaatgattttttttaaggtgaggaTGACTATGTTAATATAGGTTAATAATAGGTTAATGTGGAGACATTTATATCAAAGGATATGCGTGTCATCATCTAGAAAATTAGTCACATTAAATTATAGACAAAAGAGAATAATTGGTCCAATTAAAGTGTGAGATTTCTGCAGTTCTGCTATTAGTTCCTGTTCCAGTTTAGACCAGAGGACTAAAGAACAAAATATAAGGTCTTGTCAATAAATTTGGAAAATAATTACTTACTATACAAgctttttttataaagtttattGTTATATGTGGAAGACTGcagaagaaaatgttaaatcaaaataaatcaaaatttggCAAATTGTAAATTTTGACATGGTTTAAAAGAAAGGTTTTCAAATGGATGACAAGCACCCCATATAATATACAATGATCAACTTGCAACTCATTTCCAAAACGGATGTATCTCTGGAAAGGCGTTAAGCATTTTGAGCTCTGCACATAAAATCATTTGACAAGTTAATCAAATGATTTGCATAGCAATTGTTACATTTCTTCACAAAAACCATATACATATTTTCCATAATGTTAAAAACTTGAGGTTGGCAACAGATGACAATACAGTATCTAAATTCTTTCtgcttctttgttttcttttctttcttcttttaaatactttattctCTGAACATTTCAACAGAGCCTCTAGCATCCCAATTTGAAAACCCTTGTTTCCGGAAACCAGCTTTGCTGCTGCTAGCGAAGTAGAAGTTGCAGGTCATGCCTCAAGGATTCTGTGCAAGCAAGATAATGAATACTATTTAAACACATGTCTCCTGCATAAGGACAGCATTCTTGAGTCTCATCCTGCAGTCTCAAAACCACATTCCTAGCGTGAACAAACAGTGCGATAGCTCTGAAACCAGacgcagagagacagagaacaaCCAGATATTACTTGCGTGTCAGTTTCCAAGCCAAGCTAGCAATGCCTTTATTCAAATTCTGAGCAGAAGGCTCCAAAAGTGATTATGATCGCCTTTTGGAGTTTGTAACCCTCATGGCCTGAGAGAGCTGAAACCTGACGAGACGACAACAAAGAGGCGAAACTCTCACCGCTCTCTAATGTCACAGGACAGCAAGATAAATGCTGAGACACATGGTGTGTTGTTTGGGGACCAACAAAagctaaaacaaatacaaatgcatatccctcataaaaacatatttaaaaataaaaaaatacacagggTGGAAAGACGAAGCTGTTCTCAGGAGGAGGAAACAAATACCTGGGCCAGGGGCCTCTGAGGGCAGCCTTAATCAAATGGACTTCGTTCTCTATGAGAGGAAGTAGAACTAATGAAGGGGGCAGAGAGGCAGAGGCTGTGAGACCGATGATACATTGAAAGTAGTGGAAAGAAGGCCTCcaccaaaaaatatgttttttatttgttttgtagaGGTGGAGGTCTTGTGAAAAGAAACGGGGAGGCGACTGAGTGGAAACAAGTAGAGAGATACTTTGGAAAGTGTGCAGAAAGGATGTCGGTACTTCATCTTACATTTACAAGGTGGATGCGCTATAATGGCATGCTCTCTATTGATTTGCTCTCCCATGGTGCACGTTTGCAGAAAAGGACTTTCGCATTGATTCTGAgacttctttgaaaaaaaaaaattgatatgaGCTACACGAGTGAAGGCGGTTGACTATGAAGAGAGGAGAGCGAGATACCCTCCGTGAGCCGTTATCATATAAAGGCCCGAGTTTTCTTTTACAATAGATACCGGCGCATCACTTTCAGAGCCGTATTGTGGGTCTCCGTTGCAGCGAGGTGAATATTAACATGCAAATCGACCTGCACGCTCTAAAAGTGGAAGCCAGCCAAgcatttactgttaaaaatcCCCCATATTCTTCACTCTCATGCTAAATTTGTGAGCCCATGTAAACATCTATTTTAGTCAAGCTTGAGAGGATGAGAGAACAGAGGGACTGTTAATATTCTCTGccttatttatattcatagtgGGACAATGCTTGAGGGAGAAATACAGGACAAGGAAGACGACGGAAAATTTGAGAGTGCGGGAGAGAGAGCGAACAGAAAGCAGAATTTGTGACTCGAGGCGGAGCGGGTAGCGCCGAATGTCTTTAGAGAGCAACGTTGGAAGAGAATGAGAGATGACCGGAGGAGAAAACCCGAAGTTGATTTGCTTCGCTCTTGCTCCCTCTCGGCCAACGCTGACATCTTTGTTTGGCCGCAAGTATCCCGATTATGTTGTGAGTTCAGAGGATAAGAAGAGTTAGGGACATCCGCGGCACATTCAGCGCT
Encoded proteins:
- the LOC122326070 gene encoding N-lysine methyltransferase KMT5A-B-like; the encoded protein is MMAEVKRRRRKLKPVDEAIQFSLLQKDKSGLEGRFINDFKGRGVFEKGDFLLEYRGDLIDKEECERRQRIYHDALKVYIFEFRYNGKLLCIDAARDDGKR